The genomic stretch caaatttagcatagaaatttaagaaaaatctcaaaaccctcaaagtatgaattttcacaactacgagtccgaatcacctcaaacgacttccgtttcttaccaaatttcacagacttatcttaaatcacatataagatatgtaccgggctccggaaccagaatacgggcccgataccatcagattctaaatgcatttcacttccaaaactcataaaaatttctagaaaataattttctttaaaaaattcatttctcgggcttgggacctcggaatccgattccgggcgtacgcccaagtcccatatttttctacggaccctctgggaccatcGAATCAtaggtccggatccgtttacccaaaatattgaccgaagtcaatttaaatctattttacagtcaaaattcatcatttttcatagattttcacataatggctttacGGATACGCGACCGGATTGCGCATGCAGATTGAgatgatgctgaaagaggttttaaggcctcaaaatgcagagttcattttaaaaacaagtgatgactttttgggtcatcacaaaaaaaagaaaaatgaaaaagaaaaaaagggactTTTCCCTTTACCCTTCTCTTTTCCCCTCCCCTTCCAATTCTTTCGTCTTCTCAGCAAAACTCCCACCCATTTTTTTCATTCTCATCCTAATTTCTCTTCCCCTCCCCTTTTCTCTGTTTTTTTCCTTCATCTTCCCCTTAAATAATTTTTTCTAGTCTCAACCCACTATTTCCGTCCCAACATTCCTCAACAACCAGTGGTCGGAAGAAAGCTTGAGCTTTGTCGTTGTTCTATCATCGAATTCATCTTTgtcaaaatagcaaaaaaaaaatgcaaatttgCAATGATATTGGGCGACCTCCACTTTCAAAATCATGGATTTctgtcattttttttttttgaaattccaAATTCTTTTATGGTCTAATTATGGCCATGGTGATGTTGTGAATTTGATTTAGAaataagagagaaagaagaatgaagaaaaagagaaaggagaaggAAGAAGAGTAAAGAAAGGAAGGGAGGAGGGTGAACGAAGAAGAAGGGGGCTGTTGAGTACAAATTAATACTAGGTATGTTTCaggcatttttttttcttttccttttttgtatttgtaacttttttctttctaattttgtATTTAAAAATGGAACCCACAAATAACACATGCCAAGTAATAAATAGCTTAGCATGATGTGTTGTACATGTCAGCGCAATTGATATACACGCTCTGGTGGATATGTTTATTAGTACCCATTTTGTCAAGttggagtgttcaaatgggaaaattCAAAGTTCGTGTATCGGCTTTCGAAAGCCCTACAAGGTTATGTGGCCAGGAAGCCATTACGCcttagttttattataattttatatgttagttttttaattaaataattaatttttataattatataatatttaattatGATGTATTCACATAAGGGTTCCAGGCtagatatttgaggcccagtagcaccaagatatCCTAAATTCTTccatgtgttagttttattataattttatatggtagtttgtaaattaaataattaatttttataattaaatattcacatatgggttccaggctcgatatttggagCCCAGTAGCACCAATTTATTCAATGTGTTAGTTTTTTAATTTTACATGTTAGCTTGTAAATTAAAGAattaattattataattatacaacaacaataacaacaacaagaataatatacccagtaaaatcctactagtggggtctggggagagtatagtgtacgtagaccttacccctacctcgaaaagggcagagaggttgtttccaggagactctaggctcaacaggagaggcaataatatcagaaaagaaacaagagaaaAGATATGTAACAACAAAAGATACCAGAAAGAAAATAACCacaacaaataagtgaaaggacAATAACACTAAACTATGCAAAACAACAATGTGAATACAACAAAGACCGCTAAAAAACCTAAACGAAACTCTATCAGACTACCCGGTACAAAGAGGGAAGAACTCTCGACTACCCCCTAGCCTAtcaccctaatgctcgacctccacatgttcctatcaagagccatgtcctcggaaatttgaagccacgccatgtcctgcctgatcacctcgccccaatacttcttaggccgccatctgcctcttctcgtacctgccaaagtcaaccgctcacacctcctaaccggtgcatctaggcttctcctcctcacatgtccgaaccatctaagACACGCTTCCCGCATCTTGACGTCCACGGGAGCCACGCTCaccctctcccgaatatcttcattacGAATCTTATCCAAcctagtatgcccacacatccatctcaacatcctcatttctgctactttcatcttctggatatgtgaattcttgactggccaacactcagctccatacaatatggccggtctaaccaccgctttatagaacttacctttgagtttcagtggcacattcttgtcacacaggactccagacgctaacctctatttcatccaccccactccAATACGGTGCGTAACATCCCCGTCAATCTCCCCATCTCCCTGGATAATTGACCCTAAGTActtaaaactttctctcttgAGGATGACCTGTGAGTCAAGCCTGACTTCCACATCTACTTCACTCGTCATGTAGCTGAACTTACATTCCACATATTCTGTcttagtcctactcaacttgaaacctttagactctagAGCCTGCTTCCATACCTATAGTCTCCCATTAACATCGCATCGCGTCTCATCAATCATAACTATATCATCAGCGAACAACATACACCATGGAACTTCTCCTTGGATATGGTGTGTCAGTGCGTCCATCTCCAGagcaaataagaacgggctgagcgcagatccttggtgtaaTCCCATAACCACCGGAAAAGGCTCTGAGTCACCTCCCACAGTCCTAACTCGAGtcatagctccatcatacatatcctttatCGTCCCAATGTAAGCCACTGACACATCTTTCACTTCCAGACACCTCTAAAGGACGTCCCTAGGGACCTTGTCATATGCCTTCTATAGGTCAATAAACACTATATGCAAATCCCTCTTCCTATCCTTGTatagttccaccaacctcctgataaggtggatagcttccgtagtagaacgacccgtcatgaacccgaactggtttttCGATATAGACACCGCCCTCCTTATCCTCCCTTCCACCATCCACTCCcatactttcatggtatgacttagtaacttTATACCCCTATAGTTATTATAattctggatatcacctttgttcttgtacaccggaaccattgtactccaccgcCACTCATCAGGCATCCTCTTTGTCCTAaagataacattaaacaacccagtcaACCACTCCAAGCCTGCCCTACCTGCATATCTCCAAAACTCTACTGGAATCTTGTCAGGTCCGGTCGCTTTGCCCCGACTCATCTTACCCATCGCACCCACGACCTTCTCAACCTTAATGCGCCTACAATACCTAAAGTCTCGGTGACTCTCGGAGTACCCCGTTTGCCCTAACACGATGTTTCCATCCCCCtcttcattcagaagtttatgaaagtatgaCTGCCATCTTTGCCTAATCTGGGCCTCTTCCATCAATACTCGATCatcctcgtctttgatgcacctcacttcATCCAGATCGCGGGCCTTCTTCTCTCTCGCTTTGGCCAATCGAAATAACTTCTTATCCCCACCTTTGTCTCCAAGTTCCTCATAAAGCCGACCAAAACCAGTAGTCTTAGCCTCTGTGACTGCTACttttgcctccttcctagcctCCTTATATCTTTCTATGTTCGCTCTCCTCTGATCATCGTCGGTGCTCTTTACTAACTTAATGTACGGCACTTTCTTGGCTTCAAATTTACCTTGGACCacgtcattccaccaccagtcaccTCGGTGCCCGCCATAATATCCTTTTGAAACTCCCAACACCTCTCTTGTTGCCTCCCTTATACAGTCTGCCGTCGCCGTCCACATAGCGCTATCGTCCCCACCACTCTTCCAGGCACCCATATTTGTTAGCCGCCCCTCCAAACCTTGCGCATTATCTTTAGACAAAGCTCTTCACCTGATACTCAATGGACCCCGTACaaacctcttcttcctctttatcAAAATACCGACGTCCATCAGTAGGAGCCTATGTTGAGTTGCGAGGTTCTCACTCAAGATCACCTTGAAATCCTCGCACAACCCCCTATCAcacctcctgaggaggagatagtcaattttAGTCTTAGCCACCATACTCCaaaaagtaaccaaatgttcctcCCTCTTCGGAAACATAGAGTTCACGATCACCAACTCAAAAGCTCTAGCGAAACCCAACAGTGAGGTACCACCCTCGTTCCTATCACCAAAGCCGAAACTACCGTGCACCTTACCATAGCCACTAGcagacgacccaatatgaccattaaaatctcctcctatgaatagctTCTCCGTCGGCGGAATACCCCGCACCACCTCATCCAGTGCCTCCCAGAAGTGCCATTTTACATCCTTGTCCAAGCCCGTTTGCGATGCGTAAGCGCTAATGACATTCAGAGTGCTCCCTCCAAATACTACCTTAATTGCCATCAATCTATCATTCACCCGTCTAACCTCTACCACCGACTCTCTAAGCTCTCTGTCCACCAAAATGCCCACTCCGTTCTTGCCCTTCACGACTCTGTAGAACCACAATTTATACCTGTCTACATTCCTTGCCTTCGATCCTACCCATCTAGTCTCCTCTACACACGCTATATTGACCCTCCTCTTCTAGAGAATCTTCGCCATCTCTATAGACTTATCCGTCAACGTCCCTATATTCCAGGATCCAACTCTCAACCTATAGGCTATTTTTTTCCTTTACCCCCTTTGGGCCCCGTCCCACCTCCCGATCCTTGCCCTACCCCCCTCCCCACCACCCGACCtccccgaggacatgaccctactCTGCCATTACAAACCACAGTCTCTATACCTACGAAGGTCTAAAAATGAAACGGAGAAAAAACACCACACAAAACAACAAAGGGAGCAAATAGTAACTACAAATCCACTAAACTGACTAGACTATTATGAAATACTACGCTAATAAAGTAATTAACACAGGAGACAAAAAAACAAGAGGCGGGAGGTACCAATTCTCATGAATAGAACCTGGAACTCTCGACTTGGTATACTCCCGATGCTACGGAACCCGGCGTATAGCTACTACTTTACTGCTTGTGCGTGTGCACCTCCCAAAAATGATACCTGCAAAATACGCAAACACCCACGAAACCAAGAGAATAGGGTAGCAAAAAACCCAGAAATGAAAACCAATATCTTCTACAAATTACCCTTAAAGCCAAAAATCTGTTTTATATCTTTTGAGATCACAGAAAAAATTCAACAGTACTGGAGTAACGGCGGCAGCGTCCTTGCCGGTAAACGTGCCGGATTGGTGAAAATACTGAAGGAAGAGTACAGAGAGAATCAGAGAAGTGACAGACGGCGAGGACGGTGAGAATCGGATTCCGCCGCACGGTAAAAGAACCCACAAAGTGTATCAGAAATCCTACAGTACTGTTCTTCCTGATTTTCTCAGTCGAATCGGGTCTTGATCGTCTAGAATTTTCTCAATCTATCGGATCTTGATTTGTTTCCGGTCAAGTACTTCTAATTTATCTGGAAAGCTTGAAGAATGGGTCTTGCAAAGAATCGGTGAATAGACAATAGAGTAATAACGTCTCTGCAATCAAGAATCACAATATGATGGATGGGTGATGCTCGCTGACGATGCCTTTCCGACGGCGAATAAAGCGACTGAACAGAAAATCTCTGATCGGTGGCTGATGCCTTTTTCTATATGTTCTTTAACTGAAATAATCCACTATTCAGATTCTACAACTAATTAATagcaaatataatttttataattatacaatatttaattatGATGTATTCACATAAGGGTTCCAGGCtagatatttgaggcccagtagcacaaAGATATCCTAAATTCTTCCATGTtttagttttattataattttatatgttagtttgtaaattaaataattaatttttataattaaatattcatgtatgggttccaggctcgatatttggagCTCAGTAGCACCAATTTATCCCCAATTCttctatgtgttagttttattataattttatatgttatttttataattttatatgtttgtttgtaaattaaataattaattttcataattatataatatttaattattaaatattcatataTGGGTTCCAGGCTTAATATTTGCGGCGCAATAGTACCAAATATATGTTGACTATAATTGGACAGAGTTTGTGTTTGATCTATAAGTTATTTTGACGTATTTTTGAGTATAagagatacttaaactacagggAAACTACGCCAAAAGGcgctacattttactacgctaaaaggcactACATTATACTACGCTAAAAGgtactacattttactacgctaaaaggcactATATTTTACTACCTAGAAGACATTACATTTTACTACCCTAAAAGGTGTTCCGATTTACTAGTCTTTAAGCAAAAAAAAATGACATAAAACACAATAAATACATTggaatcacaaaaatacatataaaatagtaataataatttattaatatttttattaacaAATAATAACGATTTCATAATTTTAACATATATTTTACAACATTAATATTTTAGTCCGGATAGAAATAACATACTAATTTaatcgcaaaaaaaaaaaaatacaaaacaacaTACAACACATTCAAAACAACTAATATACATTATTTATGCAAGTTTGGACATAAACTAAATCGGGatacctcgatttatgttttCTGGAAAGTTGAAGATTTGAAAATTTGACTCCAAAACAAGCAACCCACAACAATAGAAGGCTTGGCTAGGATATGAGACCAACAATATCGATTTTTTACGAGATGGGTGGGGTCCACACGAGTTTTTTTGTTGTTAATAGAGGGGGgaccatttttttttaaaacacgcAAGGGAAGACTGGGCAGAACGTGGGGGAAATGGAAGGGATTctgatatttatatatatatatatatatatatatatatatatatatatatatatatatatatatatatatatataaaacgcGGTTCTTTACCGCGCTttatataaaatattataatGGACCACGTTTTATATAATTGTCTTTTTAACTTTATATAAATCACGGTTTGTTACCGTGTTCTATGTAAAACATGGTTCATAACCGCATTTTACATAGAAAAGTAACTCTTTTTTACACTTAAAAACGTGTTTGAGTCCAAAACAACAACATTTAGGTTCCGGATTCAAACAACTTGCATATAAATTAGGGAAAAGGGTCAAAACTACCCTTCTACTATGTAAAAAGGATCACTTATATCCTCCGTTATACTTTCGGTCCACTATTACCTCTAACGTTACAAAACTTGTGCAAAAAATACCCCTCCTCCGTTCGGGCCTTCCACCATGGCTAATATCAACCTACGTGGTACAACATTATGTTGATATGGACGCCACATGACATGCCACCTCACCTCCCAATCCCATTTTACCACTCTTTCCAACCTTTCTTCTACCAATTACCGCCCCCTTTACCCCTCCCTCCCATAACCACCATCATCACCTCTTTCTTTAAAACTTGGTTCTCACATTTGGTCATCTAATTGTGTGAGTAACATCCATAGATTGCTTAAGTTAAATGTTACATGCATATTATGATTGGGTCATTATCCTCGAGTTTCCAATTTTGATCTTTCTCTTTGTCCTAGAATTACAGGCACTTCAATTCACTCACAATTAAAACTAGTTTATGCAAGAAAATGTTAAGGTCAATTAATCTATCAAGGTCTAAGCCTTTTTAGCCATATGGGGTTGTCCAATTTGGTGTTAAACTATGAGAATTTAGTTGAAATCAACTTGTCAGATGCTATTGAGTTGAAGGATGTTTGTGGTTGCAATAAcctgactggtcattttgagcaattttatctggttcggcagtttgaggtcacgagtagcttcatattatgtgtattgacttgcgtgcgcagtccgggcgtgaaACCGGAAAGTTtatatgtgaaaatatgaaaaacaaaatagtaatttttagagttaaaatttggtttttagttgactttggtaaaCAAACTCGGATCTATGTTCTGACGATCCCGAAAGGTCCGCGgtgaaatatgggacttgggcgtattcccggaattgaattccgaggtccctagccttagaaaataatttttgaagaaaattgttgtgctggtttttaaagaaaataaagaaatgaattaatatttgaactcattggtatcgggcccgtattttagtttcggagtccggtacaagtttgttatgatatttaagttatgtctgtaaaatttggtgaaaaccgGAATTGATTTGACGTAATTTGGACGTCCagttgaaaagttagaaaatcaAGAGTTTTTAGGTTAAATTCataattttgatgtcattttgatgATTTGGacgtccatatgatatttttagacttgcgtgcatgtttggttggaagccccgagggcttgggagAGTTTCGAATATGTTTAGGCTATGTTGTGCTTGTTTTTGGATGCTTCATCGTCGTCTCTTCAAGCAAAAATAATACCATATTGAGCAAATGAGAtccaaattcagttttgtttaAATTATTAGATGCGTATCAAAATTATGGAGTCATAGGAAAAAGAATCATTGAATTTGGATATCGTATGAAgaagttatgctcatttttgtgtcaggAAAAATTGCTGGTTCTGGTGGGGTCGCAAATACGAACtttttatcgcatttgcgatgcccagttcgcaaatgcgagattttttTTGCAAATGCGACTTCTGCCAGCCCTGTGTTGTTCGTAATTGTGAGGAGTTTGCAAATACAAAccctgggtcgcaaatgcgacatctgaggcctGTTAAGTGAGGTTTTTGACGAGATTTTCatccatttttcaattttctcaaaccctaaacctccatGGATGATTTTTCAAGGacacaaacttctccaaatcattgggtaagtgtctctaatcaattttcaactatattttgtgattatatcttagatttaatatCAAATTAacgagaatctaaaggaaaatttggggaaaattgtgaaatccttcaaaaatgtaaaatgattatttgaatgaccaaatggtatcggaattagataatttttgtataggTGACTCGTAGCAGAATGGTGttcgatttttgtaaattttgtcgggttccgagatgcggGCCCGAGGAGTTAACTTTGTGCAagttgtataagaatcatagtttagtcaattgaaattattttctcgtgcattgtttgatgtattcaagtcgtttttggctagattgagtcgagcattgatgaattggtaaaggaaaagctaaattgagtattgaattggccggattgaggtaagtatcttgcctaaccttgtgtgggtaacttccccttaggaattgagtcttctatgctaattgtagtccatgcatgcaaggtgacgagtgtgtgctcggacttatttgtgagaaatttgcctctagggttcttaggtccttatgtgaaaagtatcctgttatgattgggtttcctagttgcttaaattgcctctatatgctccatatgacgttgttagctttcctctaattcttacgtgttacattgacccttaattgccttaattggagtgattgccttccttattgttttgatacttcttgattgtgagttcctctatgacttcgtgcaaataggttacatgtccaattgtggtggttaccggtgtagt from Nicotiana sylvestris chromosome 12, ASM39365v2, whole genome shotgun sequence encodes the following:
- the LOC104226048 gene encoding uncharacterized protein; translated protein: MAIKVVFGGSTLNVISAYASQTGLDKDVKWHFWEALDEVVRGIPPTEKLFIGGDFNGHIGSSASGYGKVHGSFGFGDRNEGGTSLLGFARAFELVIVNSMFPKREEHLVTFWSMVAKTKIDYLLLRRCDRGLCEDFKVILSENLATQHRLLLMDVGILIKRKKRFVRGPLSIR